A single genomic interval of Bradyrhizobium sp. AZCC 1693 harbors:
- a CDS encoding LysR family transcriptional regulator, translated as MPRTRDGSSDMDWDKLKVFHAAAEAGSFTHAGEQLGLSQSAVSRQVSALEQELAVSLFHRHARGLILTEQGDLLFRTAHDVFMQLQAARAKLTDSRERPSGDLKITTPPALGINWLIPRLDEFTALYPDIRISMIVTDEDLDLSMREADVAIRTRKPTQPDLIQRKLFSIGFHAYCSPEYIKRFGTPRTLDDLDSHRIIMLGDSQVPPHLQNRSWLIDAGRNGSGPREAYFKVNNILGLVRACQQGLGIAALPDYLVEENNRLVQLFGETDSIAIDTYFVYPEELKTVARVQVFRDFVVSKAQRWPS; from the coding sequence ATGCCTAGAACACGGGACGGATCATCGGACATGGATTGGGACAAGCTGAAAGTCTTTCACGCGGCTGCAGAGGCTGGAAGCTTTACCCACGCCGGCGAACAGCTCGGGCTTTCGCAATCGGCGGTATCGCGGCAGGTCAGCGCGCTGGAGCAGGAACTCGCGGTGTCGCTGTTCCACCGCCACGCGCGCGGGCTGATCCTCACCGAACAGGGCGATCTGCTGTTTCGCACCGCGCATGACGTGTTCATGCAGTTGCAGGCGGCGCGCGCCAAGCTCACCGACAGCCGCGAGCGGCCGAGCGGCGACCTCAAGATCACCACGCCGCCGGCGCTCGGCATCAACTGGCTGATCCCGCGGCTCGACGAATTCACCGCGCTCTATCCGGACATCCGCATCTCCATGATCGTGACCGACGAGGATCTCGATCTGTCGATGCGCGAGGCTGACGTTGCGATCCGGACCCGCAAGCCGACCCAGCCGGACCTGATCCAGCGAAAACTGTTCTCGATCGGCTTCCACGCCTATTGCTCGCCGGAATACATCAAGCGCTTCGGCACGCCGCGCACGCTCGACGACCTCGACTCGCACCGCATCATCATGCTCGGCGATTCACAGGTGCCGCCGCATTTGCAGAACCGTAGCTGGCTGATCGACGCCGGCCGCAACGGCTCGGGCCCGCGCGAGGCTTATTTTAAGGTCAACAATATCTTAGGACTGGTCCGCGCCTGCCAGCAGGGGCTCGGCATCGCCGCGCTGCCCGACTACCTGGTCGAGGAAAACAACCGCCTGGTTCAGCTGTTCGGCGAAACCGACTCGATCGCGATCGACACCTACTTCGTCTATCCCGAAGAGTTGAAGACGGTCGCACGCGTGCAGGTGTTCCGCGATTTCGTGGTGAGCAAGGCGCAGCGCTGGCCCTCCTAG
- the greA gene encoding transcription elongation factor GreA yields the protein MEKVPMTASGYAALEVELKQRQSVERPRIIEHIAEARSHGDLSENAEYHAAKEEQSHNEGRIAELEDKLARADIIDISKLSGDTVKFGATVTLVDEDTEKKTVWQIVGEPEADAKKGRISITSPLARALIGKKKGSTVEVVAPGGAKAYEITKVEWR from the coding sequence ATGGAAAAGGTACCGATGACCGCGAGCGGCTATGCCGCACTGGAGGTCGAATTGAAGCAGCGCCAGTCGGTGGAGCGTCCGCGCATCATCGAGCATATCGCGGAGGCGCGCTCGCATGGAGACCTTTCGGAAAACGCGGAATATCACGCCGCCAAGGAAGAGCAGTCGCACAATGAAGGCCGCATCGCCGAGCTCGAAGACAAGCTCGCGCGCGCCGACATTATCGACATCAGCAAGCTCTCGGGCGACACCGTCAAGTTCGGCGCCACCGTCACGCTGGTCGACGAAGACACCGAGAAGAAAACCGTGTGGCAGATCGTGGGCGAGCCGGAAGCCGACGCCAAGAAGGGCCGCATCTCGATCACCTCGCCACTGGCCCGCGCCCTGATCGGCAAGAAAAAAGGCTCGACGGTGGAAGTCGTGGCGCCGGGCGGCGCCAAAGCCTACGAGATCACCAAGGTCGAGTGGCGATAG
- a CDS encoding PAS domain-containing protein — translation MQDAEFQWRAHGDPRLAAYAASRLPAWLWTADGRRILWANPAGARLFGAANAAALAEKTFGPADQHRRQIARLAGRLLANGAIRLERLQGFGAAPGGLATCGCSRFDFPNGSHGVLIAAGNIALIAPRPALAQPDDEVQLDAASSEPPSSEPPPQPSAPVMPVIEQPVAPQPAPDYEQPAQSGEAPAEFALFDAFAEPAAADEPPAAETIARAPSPAIEAFAGRPAPQARRLPLRFTWQMDREGRFTLGTDEFAGLIGPRTTAAFGRPWREIAETFGFDPTGRMMQAFATGATWSGITLNWPVDGGGTLPVELSGLPIFDATQNFIGYRGLGVCRDFDAVARLAALRLAELSGEMVTPQEVPAAPSAEPASVALPSSDELPEPIAARTSTAETHAGETSAAETSHQKDLETPVEPPKEALEESVRENVQEDVQENVQENVRELVKDALTETATELPADAAANVLPFRAPGEAKQPALSPVENSAFDELARQLSARLDSENGNEAAEACETSPAVREAASAPPEWLAPPEPPARGETARDKALLDLLPVGILIYRLDRLLYANPAFLTQMGYPSLHALEDAGGLDALYVEPGSSNTSSTSDTGRPVTISASQPTDADTLSASADARLYTISWDGDSALALIFSGTQHEGAAIAAAIARAEPASEPDVFEPSVSEFEPAVSEFEPAVSEFEPAAPEPDGSEPSDVGHANAEDLAAILDTTAEGILMFDAEGNIHTANRSAEALFGHDGDELARRNLADLFAPESRHGVFEYLAGIKASGVASLLDHGREVLGRESKGGIIALSMTMGRTRPEGPNFFAVFRDLSQAKQTESELREARRLAERAANAKADVLARISHEVRTPLNAIIGFSEVMIGERFGALGNERYLEYMRDIRASGERVIAIINDLLDLSRIETGKLDLAFTNQNLNELVESCVAVLQPQANRERIIIRTSLAHMLPPVIADARALRQITLNLIGNSIHLANAGGQVIVSTALSDFGEVMLRVRDTGHGLNDNEVAAALQPFRTPAPSDRAESSAVSLSLTKALVEANRAKFQIKTGGRSGTLIEIVFPHAVVRA, via the coding sequence ATGCAGGATGCGGAATTTCAGTGGCGGGCGCACGGCGATCCGCGATTGGCGGCCTACGCGGCGAGCCGCCTGCCCGCCTGGTTGTGGACGGCGGATGGCCGGCGGATCCTGTGGGCCAATCCGGCTGGCGCCCGCCTGTTCGGCGCAGCCAATGCCGCAGCCCTTGCCGAAAAAACCTTTGGGCCGGCCGACCAGCACCGGCGGCAGATCGCGCGGCTCGCGGGCCGGCTGCTCGCCAACGGCGCCATCCGGCTGGAGCGCTTGCAAGGGTTTGGCGCGGCGCCCGGCGGGCTTGCGACCTGCGGCTGCTCGCGGTTCGACTTTCCCAATGGCAGCCACGGCGTTCTGATCGCCGCCGGCAACATTGCGCTGATCGCGCCGCGTCCGGCGCTGGCGCAGCCCGACGACGAGGTGCAGTTGGACGCCGCCTCATCAGAGCCACCTTCATCAGAGCCACCCCCGCAGCCGAGCGCACCCGTCATGCCCGTCATTGAGCAACCGGTCGCGCCGCAACCGGCTCCCGATTACGAGCAGCCGGCACAATCGGGCGAAGCGCCCGCCGAGTTTGCGTTGTTCGATGCGTTTGCCGAGCCTGCCGCCGCCGACGAGCCGCCCGCGGCCGAAACGATTGCGCGCGCGCCATCGCCTGCGATCGAAGCCTTTGCCGGCCGGCCGGCGCCGCAGGCGCGCCGCCTGCCGCTGCGCTTCACCTGGCAGATGGATCGGGAAGGCCGCTTCACGCTCGGCACCGACGAATTCGCAGGCCTGATCGGCCCGCGCACCACGGCCGCTTTCGGCCGGCCATGGCGCGAGATCGCCGAGACCTTTGGATTCGATCCCACCGGCCGGATGATGCAGGCCTTTGCGACGGGCGCGACCTGGAGCGGCATCACGCTGAACTGGCCGGTGGACGGCGGCGGCACGTTGCCGGTCGAACTGTCCGGCCTGCCGATCTTCGACGCGACGCAAAACTTCATCGGCTATCGCGGCTTAGGCGTCTGCCGCGATTTCGACGCCGTCGCGCGGCTCGCCGCCCTACGCCTGGCGGAATTGTCCGGCGAGATGGTGACGCCGCAAGAAGTGCCCGCTGCGCCATCTGCCGAGCCGGCCAGCGTTGCATTGCCTTCATCCGACGAATTGCCTGAACCGATTGCTGCAAGAACTTCCACTGCGGAGACCCATGCTGGAGAGACTTCTGCTGCAGAGACTTCACATCAAAAAGATTTGGAAACGCCCGTGGAACCTCCCAAGGAAGCCTTAGAGGAAAGCGTCCGAGAAAACGTCCAAGAAGACGTCCAAGAAAACGTCCAAGAAAACGTCCGAGAGCTCGTCAAGGACGCGCTGACGGAAACCGCAACGGAGTTGCCGGCAGACGCTGCCGCAAACGTCCTGCCGTTCCGCGCCCCGGGCGAAGCGAAGCAGCCAGCGCTGTCGCCGGTTGAAAACAGCGCCTTCGACGAACTCGCGCGGCAATTGTCGGCGCGGCTCGACTCCGAGAACGGCAACGAGGCGGCCGAGGCCTGCGAAACCTCTCCGGCCGTGCGCGAAGCCGCGAGCGCGCCGCCCGAATGGCTGGCGCCACCTGAGCCGCCGGCGCGTGGCGAAACCGCGCGCGACAAGGCGCTGCTCGATTTGCTGCCGGTCGGCATCCTGATCTACCGGCTCGACCGGCTGCTATATGCCAACCCCGCCTTCCTGACGCAGATGGGCTATCCGAGCCTGCACGCGCTGGAAGATGCCGGCGGCCTCGACGCGCTCTATGTCGAACCCGGCTCCTCCAACACCTCCTCGACGTCGGACACCGGCAGACCGGTGACGATTTCGGCAAGCCAGCCGACGGACGCGGATACGCTGTCAGCGTCGGCCGACGCACGCCTCTACACCATCTCGTGGGACGGCGATTCGGCGCTGGCCTTGATCTTCTCGGGCACGCAACATGAGGGCGCAGCGATCGCGGCCGCCATCGCGCGAGCCGAGCCTGCATCAGAGCCTGACGTCTTCGAACCGTCGGTATCGGAGTTCGAACCGGCGGTATCGGAGTTCGAACCGGCGGTATCGGAGTTCGAACCGGCGGCACCGGAGCCTGACGGCTCCGAACCGTCGGATGTCGGCCATGCCAACGCCGAAGACCTTGCCGCCATCCTCGACACCACGGCCGAAGGCATCCTGATGTTCGACGCCGAGGGCAACATCCATACCGCCAACCGCAGCGCCGAAGCGCTGTTCGGCCATGACGGCGACGAACTCGCGCGACGCAATCTCGCCGATCTGTTTGCGCCCGAAAGCCGGCATGGCGTGTTCGAATATCTCGCCGGCATCAAGGCGTCCGGCGTCGCAAGCCTGCTCGATCACGGCCGCGAGGTGCTGGGCCGCGAAAGCAAGGGCGGCATCATCGCGCTGTCGATGACCATGGGCCGCACCCGCCCTGAAGGCCCGAATTTCTTCGCGGTGTTCCGCGATCTTTCGCAAGCCAAGCAGACCGAGAGCGAATTGCGCGAGGCGCGGCGGCTGGCGGAACGCGCCGCCAATGCCAAGGCCGACGTGCTGGCCCGGATCAGCCACGAGGTGCGGACGCCGCTGAACGCCATCATCGGCTTTTCCGAAGTGATGATCGGCGAGCGGTTCGGCGCGCTCGGCAACGAGCGCTACCTCGAATACATGAGGGACATCCGCGCCTCCGGCGAACGCGTGATCGCCATCATCAACGACCTGCTCGACCTCTCAAGGATCGAAACCGGCAAGCTCGATCTGGCTTTCACCAACCAGAACCTCAACGAGCTGGTCGAGAGCTGCGTTGCGGTGTTGCAGCCGCAGGCCAACCGCGAGCGCATCATCATCCGCACGTCACTCGCGCACATGCTGCCGCCGGTGATCGCGGACGCGCGGGCGTTGCGCCAGATCACGCTGAACCTGATCGGCAATTCGATCCATCTCGCCAATGCCGGCGGCCAGGTCATCGTCTCCACGGCGTTGTCCGATTTCGGCGAGGTGATGCTGCGGGTCCGCGACACCGGCCACGGCCTCAACGACAATGAGGTTGCCGCAGCCCTGCAGCCGTTCCGGACGCCTGCGCCATCGGATCGGGCCGAGAGTTCGGCCGTCAGCCTGTCGCTAACCAAAGCCCTTGTCGAAGCCAACCGCGCCAAATTCCAGATCAAGACTGGCGGCCGTTCCGGCACGCTGATCGAGATCGTGTTTCCGCACGCGGTCGTGCGCGCCTGA
- a CDS encoding phasin — protein sequence MSDEVRDRFEIPEEMRSMAEASVEQARKAFEKFVTAAQATAGTIEERNAAVRAGAKDVGSKAMAFAEKNVQDSLDHTQSLLKAKDLPEVMRLHSEYVQAQMRALAEQASEMSQAVGKAAMDAAKPKV from the coding sequence ATGAGTGACGAAGTGCGAGACCGATTCGAGATACCCGAGGAAATGCGATCGATGGCGGAAGCGAGCGTCGAGCAGGCCCGCAAGGCTTTTGAGAAATTCGTCACCGCCGCGCAGGCCACCGCCGGCACTATCGAGGAGCGCAACGCCGCGGTTCGCGCCGGCGCCAAGGATGTCGGCAGCAAGGCCATGGCCTTTGCCGAGAAGAACGTGCAGGACTCGCTCGATCACACGCAGTCACTGCTGAAGGCCAAGGATCTGCCCGAGGTGATGCGGCTGCACAGCGAGTATGTGCAGGCGCAGATGCGTGCGCTGGCGGAGCAAGCCAGCGAAATGAGCCAGGCCGTCGGCAAGGCCGCCATGGACGCGGCGAAGCCGAAAGTGTGA
- the trxB gene encoding thioredoxin-disulfide reductase, translated as MPAPIHAKVVIIGSGPAGYTAAIYAARAMLEPVLIQGIQPGGQLTITTDVENYPGFADVIQGPWLMEQMEKQAAHVGTKIVTDHVNKLELAQRPFRLTCDSGDVYLAETVILATGAQARWLGIASEEKFKGFGVSACATCDGFFYRGKEVIVVGGGNTAVEEALFLTNFASAVTIVHRRDHFRAERILQDRLFKNPKIKVVWDSAIDEICGTENPGKVTHVRLKNVKTGRLTDVPADGVFIAIGHAPATDLVKGQIKLKSSGYVEVAPNSTATSIPGLFAAGDVADETYRQAVTAAGLGCMAALEAERFLALRASDRAAAE; from the coding sequence ATGCCCGCGCCTATCCATGCCAAGGTCGTCATTATCGGTTCCGGCCCCGCCGGTTACACCGCGGCGATCTACGCGGCGCGTGCGATGCTGGAGCCGGTGCTGATCCAGGGCATCCAGCCCGGCGGGCAGCTCACCATCACCACCGACGTGGAAAACTATCCGGGCTTCGCCGACGTCATCCAGGGCCCGTGGCTGATGGAGCAGATGGAGAAGCAGGCGGCGCATGTCGGCACCAAGATCGTCACCGATCACGTCAACAAGCTCGAACTCGCGCAGCGGCCGTTCCGGCTGACCTGCGATAGTGGCGACGTCTATCTGGCGGAAACGGTGATCCTCGCCACCGGCGCGCAGGCGCGCTGGCTCGGCATCGCTTCCGAAGAAAAGTTCAAGGGTTTTGGCGTCTCGGCCTGCGCGACCTGCGACGGCTTCTTCTACCGCGGCAAGGAAGTGATCGTGGTCGGCGGCGGCAACACCGCGGTCGAGGAAGCGCTGTTCCTGACCAACTTTGCATCGGCCGTGACGATCGTGCATCGCCGCGATCATTTCCGCGCCGAGCGAATCCTGCAGGACCGGCTGTTCAAGAACCCCAAGATCAAGGTGGTCTGGGACTCAGCGATCGACGAGATCTGCGGCACCGAAAACCCGGGCAAGGTCACCCATGTGCGGCTGAAGAACGTCAAGACCGGCAGGCTTACGGACGTGCCGGCCGACGGCGTCTTCATCGCCATCGGCCACGCGCCCGCCACCGATCTCGTCAAGGGCCAGATCAAGCTTAAATCCTCGGGCTATGTCGAGGTGGCGCCGAACTCGACCGCTACTTCAATTCCCGGCCTGTTCGCCGCCGGCGACGTGGCTGATGAAACCTACCGGCAGGCGGTCACGGCTGCCGGCCTCGGCTGTATGGCGGCCCTTGAGGCCGAACGTTTCCTGGCTTTGCGCGCGAGCGATCGCGCGGCGGCAGAATAA
- a CDS encoding phasin, with product MTSSTDPFSASIIPFEVPEQMRALAEKGVSQARDSYAKFKDAAETHNGTIEAVFTSASKGASEYNAKLIEFFKANTTSSLDFAQELFGVKTPAAALELWTSHAKKQYETITAQAKELAELGQKVATETVEPIKASASKLYKPAA from the coding sequence GTGACCAGCTCCACCGATCCCTTCTCTGCCTCCATCATCCCGTTCGAAGTCCCCGAGCAGATGCGCGCGCTTGCCGAAAAGGGCGTCTCGCAGGCCCGCGACAGCTACGCCAAGTTCAAGGATGCCGCCGAAACCCACAACGGCACCATCGAGGCCGTGTTCACCTCGGCCAGCAAGGGCGCCAGCGAGTACAACGCCAAGCTGATCGAGTTCTTCAAGGCCAACACCACGTCCTCGCTCGATTTCGCGCAGGAGCTGTTCGGCGTGAAGACGCCGGCCGCGGCGCTCGAGCTGTGGACCTCGCACGCCAAGAAGCAGTACGAGACCATCACGGCGCAAGCGAAAGAGCTCGCCGAGCTCGGCCAGAAGGTCGCCACCGAGACCGTCGAGCCGATCAAGGCTTCCGCCTCGAAGCTTTACAAGCCGGCGGCCTGA
- a CDS encoding Bug family tripartite tricarboxylate transporter substrate binding protein, protein MIPFHTRLFGAVVALTLAAYSPALAQQLELKIMAPAAPGGGWDQTARSMQQALVAAKIARSVQVTNVAGAGGSVGIAQFVNGAKGDGNQLMVNGFVMVGALAMNKSPVTLEQVTPIARLTEEIQVIVVPANSPIKTAQDLAAAVKADIAKVTFAGGSAGGVDHVMAALFAGTIGADAKKVNYIPFSGGGESLAAILGGKVTAGISGMSEYEGQIKSGKLRALGVTSEKRIAGSDIPTFKEQGIDLVLANWRSVVAPPGITPEQRKTLSAAVENMVKSDAWKDILKQKGWDDAYLGGDAFADFLKKETARVTDVLKSVGLVKS, encoded by the coding sequence ATGATCCCGTTTCATACGCGCCTGTTCGGCGCGGTCGTCGCGTTGACGCTTGCAGCATATAGCCCTGCCCTCGCGCAGCAGCTCGAGCTCAAGATCATGGCGCCCGCCGCCCCCGGCGGCGGATGGGATCAGACCGCCCGATCGATGCAGCAGGCGCTGGTCGCCGCCAAGATCGCCCGCAGCGTCCAGGTCACCAACGTGGCCGGCGCCGGTGGCAGCGTCGGCATCGCGCAGTTCGTCAACGGCGCCAAGGGCGACGGCAACCAGCTAATGGTGAACGGCTTCGTCATGGTGGGCGCGCTCGCCATGAACAAATCGCCGGTGACGCTTGAACAGGTGACGCCGATCGCGCGCCTCACCGAGGAGATCCAGGTGATCGTGGTGCCGGCGAATTCGCCGATCAAGACGGCGCAGGATCTTGCCGCTGCCGTCAAGGCCGACATCGCCAAGGTCACGTTTGCCGGCGGCTCGGCCGGCGGCGTCGACCATGTGATGGCGGCGTTGTTTGCGGGAACGATCGGCGCCGACGCCAAGAAGGTCAACTACATTCCATTTTCCGGAGGCGGTGAATCGCTGGCGGCCATTCTCGGCGGCAAGGTCACCGCAGGCATTTCGGGAATGAGCGAATACGAAGGACAGATCAAGTCCGGCAAATTGCGCGCGCTCGGCGTGACGTCGGAGAAGCGCATCGCCGGCAGCGACATTCCGACCTTCAAGGAACAGGGCATCGATCTTGTACTGGCCAACTGGCGCTCGGTGGTCGCGCCTCCCGGCATCACGCCGGAACAGCGCAAGACGCTGAGCGCCGCGGTGGAGAACATGGTCAAGTCGGACGCCTGGAAGGACATCCTCAAGCAAAAGGGCTGGGATGACGCCTATCTCGGCGGCGACGCGTTCGCGGATTTCCTGAAAAAGGAAACCGCGCGCGTCACCGACGTGCTGAAGTCGGTCGGCCTCGTCAAATCATGA
- a CDS encoding ParA family protein produces the protein MNVIVFASRKGGSGKSTLAAHLAAHVHKATKPILLVDADPQGSLTLWHKLRGTNEPPIKAAVNSVSGIVAAAKRDGVEWVFIDTPPNLSAVVDDAIRNATMVIIPARPGVFDVNAVQETIQTCRSARKPYAVVVNGAPAERDGVESRIVTIAREALAKFRAPVWSGQITNRADLIMALSQGEGAREYYAEGRAAAEITRLWGAIERSIKAIRGSASASGAMHKQAA, from the coding sequence ATGAACGTAATAGTATTTGCATCACGTAAGGGGGGCTCGGGAAAGAGTACCCTGGCTGCTCACCTCGCTGCCCATGTTCACAAGGCAACGAAGCCCATCCTTCTGGTCGATGCCGACCCACAGGGATCGCTTACACTCTGGCACAAATTGCGCGGCACCAACGAACCGCCGATCAAGGCCGCGGTGAATTCCGTCAGCGGCATCGTCGCTGCCGCCAAGCGCGACGGCGTCGAATGGGTGTTCATCGACACGCCGCCGAATCTTTCGGCCGTCGTCGACGATGCGATCCGCAACGCGACGATGGTGATCATTCCGGCGCGGCCGGGCGTGTTCGACGTCAACGCCGTGCAGGAAACGATTCAGACCTGCCGCTCGGCGCGCAAGCCCTACGCGGTCGTGGTCAACGGCGCGCCCGCCGAACGCGACGGCGTCGAGAGCCGCATCGTCACCATCGCGCGCGAAGCGCTGGCGAAATTCCGTGCGCCGGTGTGGAGCGGCCAGATCACCAACCGCGCCGATCTGATCATGGCGCTGAGCCAGGGCGAAGGCGCCCGCGAATATTACGCGGAAGGCCGGGCCGCGGCGGAGATCACCAGGCTTTGGGGCGCGATCGAACGTTCGATCAAGGCGATCCGCGGGTCGGCGTCCGCTTCTGGCGCCATGCACAAGCAGGCGGCGTAA
- the dapA gene encoding 4-hydroxy-tetrahydrodipicolinate synthase: MTAQPTSDLASRLQGLWLPLITPFRDGELDEASLRRLVRHYAAGPVDGFILAATSGEGMSLRPDELERLVTVTRSELSGSGHCLPILLGLSGASTAKLLDALDETAAWPIDGYLIASPYYIRPSQRGLVQHFTALADHASWPIVLYNIPYRTGVSLTNETLLELALHPNIVGMKDCGADRAQTIDFLSRRPPGFAVLTGEDALYHEALADGADGAILLSAHLETDAFASVQTLLKQGDRGGAQACWKAISGLTRLLFAEPSPAPAKYWLKRSGLIDSAEVRLPMVEVSAELGALLDEEIERRTPRLLRQA, translated from the coding sequence ATGACTGCCCAACCAACCAGCGATCTGGCAAGCCGGCTGCAGGGCCTGTGGCTGCCGCTCATCACGCCGTTTCGCGACGGCGAACTCGACGAGGCGTCGTTACGCCGGCTCGTCAGGCATTATGCGGCCGGCCCGGTCGACGGCTTCATTCTCGCGGCGACGTCGGGCGAAGGCATGTCGCTTCGTCCCGATGAGCTCGAGCGGCTGGTGACGGTGACGCGCAGCGAGCTATCCGGCAGCGGCCACTGCCTGCCGATCCTGTTGGGCCTGTCCGGCGCCTCCACCGCGAAGCTTTTGGATGCGCTGGATGAGACGGCGGCATGGCCGATCGACGGCTACCTGATCGCGAGCCCCTATTACATCCGCCCCTCGCAGCGCGGCCTGGTGCAGCATTTCACCGCGCTCGCCGATCACGCCTCATGGCCGATCGTGCTCTACAACATTCCCTACCGGACCGGCGTCAGCCTCACCAACGAGACGCTGCTTGAGCTCGCCTTGCACCCGAACATCGTCGGCATGAAGGATTGCGGCGCCGACCGCGCGCAGACGATCGACTTCTTAAGCCGGCGGCCACCCGGCTTTGCCGTGCTGACCGGCGAGGACGCGCTGTATCACGAAGCGCTGGCCGACGGCGCCGACGGGGCGATCCTGCTGTCGGCGCATCTGGAGACCGACGCGTTCGCATCGGTGCAGACGCTGTTGAAGCAGGGCGATCGCGGCGGCGCCCAGGCGTGCTGGAAGGCCATTTCCGGACTGACCCGGCTGCTGTTCGCCGAGCCGAGCCCGGCGCCCGCCAAGTATTGGCTCAAGCGCAGCGGGCTGATCGACAGCGCCGAGGTTCGCCTGCCGATGGTGGAGGTGAGCGCGGAGCTCGGCGCGTTGCTGGACGAGGAAATCGAGCGGCGCACGCCACGGCTCTTGCGCCAGGCGTAG
- a CDS encoding tripartite tricarboxylate transporter TctB family protein: MTDLPQGGPASRRVDRAGLVIAAALAALAAVLVWDSRQLPTTTMYGMGPEVMPVVIAIGLGLLAIGNLIDALRGNLPARESADPRAVWLILGGLALLIAIIGLGGGFILATSALFVTTSAAFGRRAILVDSAIALVMTTLIYLAFDRLLTLSLPTGPLERLL; this comes from the coding sequence ATGACGGATCTTCCGCAAGGCGGCCCGGCGTCGCGGCGCGTCGATCGCGCGGGCCTGGTCATTGCCGCGGCGCTCGCAGCGCTTGCCGCGGTGCTGGTATGGGACTCGCGGCAACTGCCAACCACCACGATGTACGGCATGGGACCCGAGGTGATGCCGGTCGTCATCGCGATCGGGCTCGGTCTGCTTGCGATCGGCAATCTGATCGACGCGCTGCGTGGCAATCTGCCGGCGCGCGAGAGCGCCGATCCCAGAGCGGTGTGGCTCATTCTCGGCGGGCTTGCGCTTCTGATCGCCATCATCGGCCTTGGCGGCGGCTTCATCCTGGCGACGTCAGCGCTGTTCGTCACCACCTCGGCGGCATTCGGACGGCGCGCCATTCTCGTTGACTCCGCCATCGCACTCGTGATGACCACCCTGATCTATCTCGCGTTCGATCGGCTGCTGACGTTGAGCCTTCCCACCGGGCCTCTGGAAAGACTGCTGTAA
- a CDS encoding Lrp/AsnC family transcriptional regulator, which translates to MSKNLDEIDLRILAEIQADGRITNVELAKRVGISPPPCLRRVRTLEEEGYIQGYRGLLDPRRLGFDVTVFASVHLSSQADADLRAFEDFVRAEPLVRECWMLSGEVDFILKCVAPDMATFQDFVTHLTAAPHVRNVRTSLVLHNSKYEAAVPLDVKVVS; encoded by the coding sequence GTGTCGAAGAATCTTGACGAAATCGACCTCAGAATTCTTGCCGAAATCCAGGCCGACGGCCGAATCACCAACGTGGAACTGGCCAAACGCGTCGGGATTTCCCCGCCGCCCTGCCTGCGCCGGGTCCGCACGCTGGAGGAAGAGGGCTACATCCAGGGCTACCGCGGCCTGCTCGATCCGCGCCGCCTCGGCTTTGACGTCACGGTGTTTGCGTCCGTCCACCTGTCCAGCCAGGCGGATGCCGATTTGCGCGCGTTCGAGGATTTCGTCCGCGCCGAGCCCTTGGTGCGGGAATGCTGGATGTTGTCGGGGGAGGTGGATTTCATCTTGAAATGCGTCGCGCCCGACATGGCGACGTTTCAGGATTTCGTCACGCACCTGACCGCTGCACCCCACGTGCGCAACGTCCGGACGTCGCTGGTACTGCACAATTCGAAGTACGAGGCGGCGGTGCCGCTCGATGTGAAGGTCGTGAGCTGA
- a CDS encoding DoxX family protein, giving the protein MDQIDKMFAKWQPTALSLFRFITGLLLFQYGVAKIFKFPVVAMFANPPPLIMTAGTIELVLGALLMIGLFTRIAAFVLAGEMAAAYFMGHMFRDVAKPVFLPLLNNGTLAILFCFACLYLATSGGGPYSVDEMRKK; this is encoded by the coding sequence ATGGACCAAATCGACAAGATGTTCGCGAAATGGCAGCCGACGGCGCTGAGCCTGTTTCGTTTTATCACCGGGCTGCTGCTGTTTCAGTATGGCGTCGCCAAGATCTTCAAGTTTCCAGTTGTTGCGATGTTCGCCAACCCCCCGCCCTTGATCATGACCGCCGGTACGATCGAGCTGGTGCTTGGTGCGCTGCTGATGATAGGCCTGTTCACGCGCATTGCCGCGTTCGTTCTGGCCGGCGAAATGGCGGCGGCCTATTTCATGGGCCACATGTTCAGGGATGTCGCCAAGCCGGTGTTCCTGCCGCTGCTCAACAACGGCACGCTGGCGATCCTGTTCTGCTTCGCCTGTCTCTATCTGGCGACGTCAGGCGGCGGGCCGTACAGCGTCGACGAGATGCGCAAGAAGTAG